One Glycine max cultivar Williams 82 chromosome 6, Glycine_max_v4.0, whole genome shotgun sequence DNA segment encodes these proteins:
- the LOC100778343 gene encoding autophagy-related protein 18f isoform X3, with amino-acid sequence MGKNDGKKQQHLLLGGVAAGGSGGRTNINGFIPSFHTLSGYLKIVSSGASTVARSAAASFASSILDKDDDADRDRVIWAGFDTLEGGHGEVMRQVLLLGYWSGFQVWDVDDSNNVRDLVSRQDGPVSFMQMVPTPIVSKKPEDKFADKRPLLVVCTDGLLAGGDKTQDGLGATCNGGTLNRHAQVNGNYLPTTVQFYSMRSRTNVHVLKFRSVVYSVRCSSRIVTVSQATQIHCLSATTLEREYTLLTNPIVTHCLGSGGIGFGPLAVGPRWLAYSGSPDATATSGHVSPQHLTPSASFPGFSSNGSLVAHYAKESSKHLAAGIVTLGDMGYKKLARYCSELRSDSSGSIHLVNSSPKGNGIVNGHSTDADNIGMVIVRDIVSKNVISQFRAHKSPISALCFDPSGTILLTASVQGHNINVFKIIPGYERVSASDADPSYVHLYRLQRGLTNAVIQDISFSADSRWIMISSSRGTSHLFAINPQGGPVSILSCDNSLTEKNGGLDIINNQAVRWPHSSALEICKPQSLCAAGPPITLSVVSRIRNGSNGWRSTVTGAAAAATNRMSSLSGAIASSFRNFKDSSTLYVNGNYSKEKHHLLVFSPTSSMIQYALQTINSQDSGVVSGVTPAYESAPLTDARVVVEPIKKWNISLAYSWREGEDTIDIYGENGVSDSNKLYSEEVKKDNIISPKMKNVTVKWNPCSEKEHQFYISEAELQMHQAKTPLWGKTGIYFHSVGKEATLMMDEEAALEGEFEIEKIPTRVIQARSKDLVPIFDYIQTSKFQQIRSALMTN; translated from the exons ATGGGTAAGAATGATGGCAAGAAACAACAGCACCTTCTTCTTGGAGGTGTTGCTGCTGGTGGTAGTGGTGGCAGAACCAACATCAATGGCTTTATTCCCTCCTTTCACACTCTCTCTGGTTACCTGAAAATTGTTTCATCGGGTGCTTCCACTGTTGCTCGGTCTGCTGCTGCCTCTTTTGCGTCATCAATTTTGGATAAGGATGATGATGCTGACCGTGATCGG GTTATTTGGGCTGGGTTTGACACATTAGAGGGCGGCCATGGAGAAGTCATGCGGCAAGTACTTCTTCTAGGCTATTGGTCTGGTTTCCAGGTTTGGGATGTTGATGATTCAAATAATGTCCGTGACCTAGTTTCCAGACAGGATGGTCCTGTTTCTTTTATGCAAATGGTACCAACTCCAATTGTATCAAAGAAACCAGAGGACAAGTTTGCAGACAAGCGTCCATTGTTGGTAGTTTGTACGGATGGTTTGTTGGCTGGAGGAGACAAAACACAAGATGGGTTGGGTGCCACTTGCAATGGGGGCACTTTAAACCGTCATGCCCAAGTGAATGGAAACTATCTGCCAACTACTGTTCAATTTTATTCTATGAGGTCCCGAACAAATGTTCATGTACTAAAGTTTAGATCAGTTGTTTATTCTGTAAGATGCAGTTCTCGAATAGTAACTGTTTCTCAAGCTACTCAG ATACACTGTCTTTCTGCCACAACTTTAGAAAGAGAGTATACTTTACTTACCAATCCTATTGTCACTCATTGTCTCGGTTCTGGAGGCATTGGCTTTGGACCACTTGCAGTGGGTCCTAGATGGCTGGCCTATAGTGGAAGCCCAGATGCAACAGCCACTTCTGGGCATGTCAGCCCACAGCATTTGACACCTTCTGCAAGCTTTCCTGGTTTTTCTTCAAATGGGAGTTTGGTCGCACACTATGCCAAAGAGTCTAGCAAGCATCTTGCTGCTGGGATTGTGACACTTGGAGATATGGGGTATAAAAAACTTGCCAGATACTGCTCGGAACTTCGCTCAGATAGCAGCGGTTCTATACATTTGGTAAATTCTAGCCCAAAAGGAAATGGAATCGTTAATGGCCATTCAACAGATGCGGATAACATTGGGATG GTCATTGTCAGAGATATAGTCAGTAAAAATGTCATTTCCCAATTCCGGGCCCACAAGAGTCCTATTTCAGCTTTATGCTTTGATCCTAGTGGGACCATATTGCTGACTGCTTCTGTTCAGGGACACAACATTAATGTTTTTAAGATAATCCCTGGATATGAGAGAGTGTCAGCATCTGATGCTGACCCTTCTTATGTTCATCTCTACAGGCTGCAACGTGGCTTGACAAATGCA GTTATTCAAGATATCAGTTTTAGTGCTGATAGCAGGTGGATTATGATAAGTTCCTCAAGGGGCACTAGCCATCTATTTGCTATAAATCCTCAAGGAGGACCTGTAAGTATTCTGTCATGTGACAATAGTTTAACAGAAAAAAATGGTGGATTGGATATCATTAATAATCAAGCAGTTCGTTGGCCTCATAGTTCAGCCTTAGAAATTTGTAAACCACAGAGCCTCTGTGCTGCTGGTCCTCCAATCACACTTTCTGTCGTAAGCAGAATTAGGAATGGATCTAATGGTTGGAGAAGCACGGTAACCGGAGCTGCTGCAGCTGCAACAAATAGGATGAGTTCCCTTTCTGGGGCTATTGCTTCATCTTTCCGTAACTTTAAAGACAGCAGTACCTTGTATGTTAATGGGAACTATTCCAAGGAAAAGCATCATCTGTTGGTCTTTTCACCCACCAGTTCTATGATACAATATGCTCTGCAGACAATTAACAGTCAAGACTCAGGTGTTGTTTCTGGAGTAACACCTGCTTATGAATCTGCCCCACTGACCGATGCAAGAGTAGTTGTTGAGCCTATCAAGAAATGGAATATAAGCCTGGCATATAGTTGGAGAGAGGGAGAAGATACTATTGACATATATGGAGAGAATGGAGTTTCAGACAGCAATAAATTATATTcagaggaagtgaagaaggataATATCATTAGCCCTAAAATGAAGAATGTAACTGTGAAATGGAATCCCTGTTCTGAGAAAGAGCATCAGTTTTATATTTCAGAAGCTGAACTGCAAATGCATCAAGCTAAGACGCCATTGTGGGGAAAGACTGGG ATATATTTTCATTCAGTGGGTAAAGAGGCTACTTTGATGATGGATGAAGAAGCTGCTCTCGAAGGGGAATTTGAGATCGAAAAGATTCCAACTCGTGTGATACAAGCTAGGTCAAAAGACTTGGTTCCAATTTTTGACTATATTCAGACCtcaaaatttcaacaaataaggTCTGCTTTGATGACTAACTAA
- the LOC100778343 gene encoding autophagy-related protein 18f isoform X1 encodes MGKNDGKKQQHLLLGGVAAGGSGGRTNINGFIPSFHTLSGYLKIVSSGASTVARSAAASFASSILDKDDDADRDRVIWAGFDTLEGGHGEVMRQVLLLGYWSGFQVWDVDDSNNVRDLVSRQDGPVSFMQMVPTPIVSKKPEDKFADKRPLLVVCTDGLLAGGDKTQDGLGATCNGGTLNRHAQVNGNYLPTTVQFYSMRSRTNVHVLKFRSVVYSVRCSSRIVTVSQATQIHCLSATTLEREYTLLTNPIVTHCLGSGGIGFGPLAVGPRWLAYSGSPDATATSGHVSPQHLTPSASFPGFSSNGSLVAHYAKESSKHLAAGIVTLGDMGYKKLARYCSELRSDSSGSIHLVNSSPKGNGIVNGHSTDADNIGMVIVRDIVSKNVISQFRAHKSPISALCFDPSGTILLTASVQGHNINVFKIIPGYERVSASDADPSYVHLYRLQRGLTNAVIQDISFSADSRWIMISSSRGTSHLFAINPQGGPVSILSCDNSLTEKNGGLDIINNQAVRWPHSSALEICKPQSLCAAGPPITLSVVSRIRNGSNGWRSTVTGAAAAATNRMSSLSGAIASSFRNFKDSSTLYVNGNYSKEKHHLLVFSPTSSMIQYALQTINSQDSGVVSGVTPAYESAPLTDARVVVEPIKKWNISLAYSWREGEDTIDIYGENGVSDSNKLYSEEVKKDNIISPKMKNVTVKWNPCSEKEHQFYISEAELQMHQAKTPLWGKTGIYFHSVGKEATLMMDEEAALEGEFEIEKIPTRVIQARSKDLVPIFDYIQTSKFQQIRTLVNNKLNEQLLHQSSFEKGRISPRGILGFPDCINNSGETIAEFKSGIEGNERGDSLIPAETKAFVNNNNTLKPNTWPEIVNNRRENLNMDVHQMFVNSDRKGLKLENHCKEKGDEFE; translated from the exons ATGGGTAAGAATGATGGCAAGAAACAACAGCACCTTCTTCTTGGAGGTGTTGCTGCTGGTGGTAGTGGTGGCAGAACCAACATCAATGGCTTTATTCCCTCCTTTCACACTCTCTCTGGTTACCTGAAAATTGTTTCATCGGGTGCTTCCACTGTTGCTCGGTCTGCTGCTGCCTCTTTTGCGTCATCAATTTTGGATAAGGATGATGATGCTGACCGTGATCGG GTTATTTGGGCTGGGTTTGACACATTAGAGGGCGGCCATGGAGAAGTCATGCGGCAAGTACTTCTTCTAGGCTATTGGTCTGGTTTCCAGGTTTGGGATGTTGATGATTCAAATAATGTCCGTGACCTAGTTTCCAGACAGGATGGTCCTGTTTCTTTTATGCAAATGGTACCAACTCCAATTGTATCAAAGAAACCAGAGGACAAGTTTGCAGACAAGCGTCCATTGTTGGTAGTTTGTACGGATGGTTTGTTGGCTGGAGGAGACAAAACACAAGATGGGTTGGGTGCCACTTGCAATGGGGGCACTTTAAACCGTCATGCCCAAGTGAATGGAAACTATCTGCCAACTACTGTTCAATTTTATTCTATGAGGTCCCGAACAAATGTTCATGTACTAAAGTTTAGATCAGTTGTTTATTCTGTAAGATGCAGTTCTCGAATAGTAACTGTTTCTCAAGCTACTCAG ATACACTGTCTTTCTGCCACAACTTTAGAAAGAGAGTATACTTTACTTACCAATCCTATTGTCACTCATTGTCTCGGTTCTGGAGGCATTGGCTTTGGACCACTTGCAGTGGGTCCTAGATGGCTGGCCTATAGTGGAAGCCCAGATGCAACAGCCACTTCTGGGCATGTCAGCCCACAGCATTTGACACCTTCTGCAAGCTTTCCTGGTTTTTCTTCAAATGGGAGTTTGGTCGCACACTATGCCAAAGAGTCTAGCAAGCATCTTGCTGCTGGGATTGTGACACTTGGAGATATGGGGTATAAAAAACTTGCCAGATACTGCTCGGAACTTCGCTCAGATAGCAGCGGTTCTATACATTTGGTAAATTCTAGCCCAAAAGGAAATGGAATCGTTAATGGCCATTCAACAGATGCGGATAACATTGGGATG GTCATTGTCAGAGATATAGTCAGTAAAAATGTCATTTCCCAATTCCGGGCCCACAAGAGTCCTATTTCAGCTTTATGCTTTGATCCTAGTGGGACCATATTGCTGACTGCTTCTGTTCAGGGACACAACATTAATGTTTTTAAGATAATCCCTGGATATGAGAGAGTGTCAGCATCTGATGCTGACCCTTCTTATGTTCATCTCTACAGGCTGCAACGTGGCTTGACAAATGCA GTTATTCAAGATATCAGTTTTAGTGCTGATAGCAGGTGGATTATGATAAGTTCCTCAAGGGGCACTAGCCATCTATTTGCTATAAATCCTCAAGGAGGACCTGTAAGTATTCTGTCATGTGACAATAGTTTAACAGAAAAAAATGGTGGATTGGATATCATTAATAATCAAGCAGTTCGTTGGCCTCATAGTTCAGCCTTAGAAATTTGTAAACCACAGAGCCTCTGTGCTGCTGGTCCTCCAATCACACTTTCTGTCGTAAGCAGAATTAGGAATGGATCTAATGGTTGGAGAAGCACGGTAACCGGAGCTGCTGCAGCTGCAACAAATAGGATGAGTTCCCTTTCTGGGGCTATTGCTTCATCTTTCCGTAACTTTAAAGACAGCAGTACCTTGTATGTTAATGGGAACTATTCCAAGGAAAAGCATCATCTGTTGGTCTTTTCACCCACCAGTTCTATGATACAATATGCTCTGCAGACAATTAACAGTCAAGACTCAGGTGTTGTTTCTGGAGTAACACCTGCTTATGAATCTGCCCCACTGACCGATGCAAGAGTAGTTGTTGAGCCTATCAAGAAATGGAATATAAGCCTGGCATATAGTTGGAGAGAGGGAGAAGATACTATTGACATATATGGAGAGAATGGAGTTTCAGACAGCAATAAATTATATTcagaggaagtgaagaaggataATATCATTAGCCCTAAAATGAAGAATGTAACTGTGAAATGGAATCCCTGTTCTGAGAAAGAGCATCAGTTTTATATTTCAGAAGCTGAACTGCAAATGCATCAAGCTAAGACGCCATTGTGGGGAAAGACTGGG ATATATTTTCATTCAGTGGGTAAAGAGGCTACTTTGATGATGGATGAAGAAGCTGCTCTCGAAGGGGAATTTGAGATCGAAAAGATTCCAACTCGTGTGATACAAGCTAGGTCAAAAGACTTGGTTCCAATTTTTGACTATATTCAGACCtcaaaatttcaacaaataag GACTCTTGTTAATAACAAGTTAAATGAACAACTTCTGCATCAAAGTTCCTTTGAAAAGGGAAGGATTTCACCCAGGGGCATTTTGGGTTTTCCTGATTGCATAAATAATTCTGGTGAAACGATTGCTGAGTTTAAAAGTGGGATTGAAGGAAATGAGCGGGGTGATAGTTTGATTCCAGCAGAAACAAAGGCTTTCGTAAATAACAATAACACCCTTAAACCAAATACTTGGCCAGAGATTGTAAATAATAGAAGAGAGAACTTAAACATGGATGTTCATCAAATGTTTGTAAATAGTGACAGAAAAGGCCTGAAACTGGAGAATCACTGCAAGGAAAAAGGAGATGAATTTGAATGA
- the LOC100778343 gene encoding autophagy-related protein 18f isoform X2 has translation MRQVLLLGYWSGFQVWDVDDSNNVRDLVSRQDGPVSFMQMVPTPIVSKKPEDKFADKRPLLVVCTDGLLAGGDKTQDGLGATCNGGTLNRHAQVNGNYLPTTVQFYSMRSRTNVHVLKFRSVVYSVRCSSRIVTVSQATQIHCLSATTLEREYTLLTNPIVTHCLGSGGIGFGPLAVGPRWLAYSGSPDATATSGHVSPQHLTPSASFPGFSSNGSLVAHYAKESSKHLAAGIVTLGDMGYKKLARYCSELRSDSSGSIHLVNSSPKGNGIVNGHSTDADNIGMVIVRDIVSKNVISQFRAHKSPISALCFDPSGTILLTASVQGHNINVFKIIPGYERVSASDADPSYVHLYRLQRGLTNAVIQDISFSADSRWIMISSSRGTSHLFAINPQGGPVSILSCDNSLTEKNGGLDIINNQAVRWPHSSALEICKPQSLCAAGPPITLSVVSRIRNGSNGWRSTVTGAAAAATNRMSSLSGAIASSFRNFKDSSTLYVNGNYSKEKHHLLVFSPTSSMIQYALQTINSQDSGVVSGVTPAYESAPLTDARVVVEPIKKWNISLAYSWREGEDTIDIYGENGVSDSNKLYSEEVKKDNIISPKMKNVTVKWNPCSEKEHQFYISEAELQMHQAKTPLWGKTGIYFHSVGKEATLMMDEEAALEGEFEIEKIPTRVIQARSKDLVPIFDYIQTSKFQQIRTLVNNKLNEQLLHQSSFEKGRISPRGILGFPDCINNSGETIAEFKSGIEGNERGDSLIPAETKAFVNNNNTLKPNTWPEIVNNRRENLNMDVHQMFVNSDRKGLKLENHCKEKGDEFE, from the exons ATGCGGCAAGTACTTCTTCTAGGCTATTGGTCTGGTTTCCAGGTTTGGGATGTTGATGATTCAAATAATGTCCGTGACCTAGTTTCCAGACAGGATGGTCCTGTTTCTTTTATGCAAATGGTACCAACTCCAATTGTATCAAAGAAACCAGAGGACAAGTTTGCAGACAAGCGTCCATTGTTGGTAGTTTGTACGGATGGTTTGTTGGCTGGAGGAGACAAAACACAAGATGGGTTGGGTGCCACTTGCAATGGGGGCACTTTAAACCGTCATGCCCAAGTGAATGGAAACTATCTGCCAACTACTGTTCAATTTTATTCTATGAGGTCCCGAACAAATGTTCATGTACTAAAGTTTAGATCAGTTGTTTATTCTGTAAGATGCAGTTCTCGAATAGTAACTGTTTCTCAAGCTACTCAG ATACACTGTCTTTCTGCCACAACTTTAGAAAGAGAGTATACTTTACTTACCAATCCTATTGTCACTCATTGTCTCGGTTCTGGAGGCATTGGCTTTGGACCACTTGCAGTGGGTCCTAGATGGCTGGCCTATAGTGGAAGCCCAGATGCAACAGCCACTTCTGGGCATGTCAGCCCACAGCATTTGACACCTTCTGCAAGCTTTCCTGGTTTTTCTTCAAATGGGAGTTTGGTCGCACACTATGCCAAAGAGTCTAGCAAGCATCTTGCTGCTGGGATTGTGACACTTGGAGATATGGGGTATAAAAAACTTGCCAGATACTGCTCGGAACTTCGCTCAGATAGCAGCGGTTCTATACATTTGGTAAATTCTAGCCCAAAAGGAAATGGAATCGTTAATGGCCATTCAACAGATGCGGATAACATTGGGATG GTCATTGTCAGAGATATAGTCAGTAAAAATGTCATTTCCCAATTCCGGGCCCACAAGAGTCCTATTTCAGCTTTATGCTTTGATCCTAGTGGGACCATATTGCTGACTGCTTCTGTTCAGGGACACAACATTAATGTTTTTAAGATAATCCCTGGATATGAGAGAGTGTCAGCATCTGATGCTGACCCTTCTTATGTTCATCTCTACAGGCTGCAACGTGGCTTGACAAATGCA GTTATTCAAGATATCAGTTTTAGTGCTGATAGCAGGTGGATTATGATAAGTTCCTCAAGGGGCACTAGCCATCTATTTGCTATAAATCCTCAAGGAGGACCTGTAAGTATTCTGTCATGTGACAATAGTTTAACAGAAAAAAATGGTGGATTGGATATCATTAATAATCAAGCAGTTCGTTGGCCTCATAGTTCAGCCTTAGAAATTTGTAAACCACAGAGCCTCTGTGCTGCTGGTCCTCCAATCACACTTTCTGTCGTAAGCAGAATTAGGAATGGATCTAATGGTTGGAGAAGCACGGTAACCGGAGCTGCTGCAGCTGCAACAAATAGGATGAGTTCCCTTTCTGGGGCTATTGCTTCATCTTTCCGTAACTTTAAAGACAGCAGTACCTTGTATGTTAATGGGAACTATTCCAAGGAAAAGCATCATCTGTTGGTCTTTTCACCCACCAGTTCTATGATACAATATGCTCTGCAGACAATTAACAGTCAAGACTCAGGTGTTGTTTCTGGAGTAACACCTGCTTATGAATCTGCCCCACTGACCGATGCAAGAGTAGTTGTTGAGCCTATCAAGAAATGGAATATAAGCCTGGCATATAGTTGGAGAGAGGGAGAAGATACTATTGACATATATGGAGAGAATGGAGTTTCAGACAGCAATAAATTATATTcagaggaagtgaagaaggataATATCATTAGCCCTAAAATGAAGAATGTAACTGTGAAATGGAATCCCTGTTCTGAGAAAGAGCATCAGTTTTATATTTCAGAAGCTGAACTGCAAATGCATCAAGCTAAGACGCCATTGTGGGGAAAGACTGGG ATATATTTTCATTCAGTGGGTAAAGAGGCTACTTTGATGATGGATGAAGAAGCTGCTCTCGAAGGGGAATTTGAGATCGAAAAGATTCCAACTCGTGTGATACAAGCTAGGTCAAAAGACTTGGTTCCAATTTTTGACTATATTCAGACCtcaaaatttcaacaaataag GACTCTTGTTAATAACAAGTTAAATGAACAACTTCTGCATCAAAGTTCCTTTGAAAAGGGAAGGATTTCACCCAGGGGCATTTTGGGTTTTCCTGATTGCATAAATAATTCTGGTGAAACGATTGCTGAGTTTAAAAGTGGGATTGAAGGAAATGAGCGGGGTGATAGTTTGATTCCAGCAGAAACAAAGGCTTTCGTAAATAACAATAACACCCTTAAACCAAATACTTGGCCAGAGATTGTAAATAATAGAAGAGAGAACTTAAACATGGATGTTCATCAAATGTTTGTAAATAGTGACAGAAAAGGCCTGAAACTGGAGAATCACTGCAAGGAAAAAGGAGATGAATTTGAATGA